GAGGAGACCAATAAAAATTTTAATATATTGATTGGTCTATTTTTCGTGTAAATCTTTATTAAAGAAAAATGGTGAGAAAACCTGCTAAAAAGTATTGACTTTGCTTAGCAGGTTTTTATTTTAAAACTAATAAGGATGTGATAAATATCTTTAATACTATGTTTATCAATGATAATTCTAATGTTAGCAGGATGTAGTAAAATTGTGAAATCAAATAAAATATCAGATGGTGAATTAAAAATAGCATAATCAATTTAAATTAGGAGGAATTGGTAATGAATTTACGCCAAGCAGAAAGGTTTCTGGATCCATATTTGCAATTTCTACAATTGAAAATGCGATTCCAATTTTACATGGTTCAAGTGAGGGTGGATTTCATTATAAATATGTTTGTAGGAGGAGCTGGAAACCAGCATAAGCGAAAAGTTTATATCGAAGAGAGGCTAAAAGAACAATTTCTTAAGTTAAGTAAATATACTTGTGTAATATATTGCAAGGATTTTAGAAATATAGGTAAATTAATAAACTTTTATGGTTATCTATTGAAATTAAAAATAAAATATATAGCTGTTACAGTAAAACAAAATAGGTATATGAGTTTGTTTTCTGAAAATCAATTATTTGAGATGGCAAAAGAGAATATAATAGGTGGTTTAAGTAAGTTAGATTATGAAGCACCTTGGGAAATTAATTCTAATAATGAAGAAATAATTACATTTGAAAAAGATGCGGATATATATGCTGGGGATATGCCTATTAAAAGTTCTAAACATATAAATCCACCAGCATTTATACCATTAGATTTCGATAATTATGAAAAATTTATACTTCATTATATAGATATAATTAAAGGTAAATAATAAGATGTTTAATTAGAAAATTGATATTTAAAATAGCCTAGAGTATAAAAAAATATTCTAGGCTGATTTACATGTTTGGGGGAAATTTGATAAATTATTTGAAATTTAATTACTAAATAAAGGTCATTTAGATAAAAAATATGATATTTAATAAATTAAGAAGGGGAGATATTTACAGTCATTAATTCATTTGTGTTAGATGATATTTGGTAATTAAAGCCTATTTCTGGTAATGATTTATCAAACCATTTGGGAATATGATCGCAGATAATTTCTAAATTTTTTACATCCTCTTTTTTCAAAAAGGGAATTATTAGTTGTTTAGATGTGATTTTTTCATTAGATTGTAAAATTTTATATAAATCAAGCTTATAATTACCGAATTTGTCTACTTTTTGGGGCGCAAACATGTCTATGGTTTGTGATTGTAAAAAAATTTTCTTTTCTTGTTTTCTCTTTTCGGAATCTAATATTGAATCTAAAAAATTAATAGGTGTTCCAGTAAATTCATATATTGTAAAACCGTTAAAATCTAAAAAATTTATTAAGAATCCAGAAATTTTTTTTGCTACAAAGATTTTGCAATTAACAAGCTCAGATAATAAATTTGTATAATAAGTTCTTATAAAATTCAAATCATAATCATCTAATCGAAGTTCATAGGGGATGCTTTTGGCCTTTAACCATTTTCCATTAGATTTTTCGTATAATATCACTGTGCCATTAGTTTGCCAACTGCAAGTTTCTTTGTGATTATTTAATAAAACTGCAACTATATCCATAAAATCACTCCTTAATAAAATTTAAATTTAGAACTGAATAGTATTTTTGAATAGTATAGAATATTAACAATGTAAAAGCAATACAAATATTAAATATAAAAAAAGTAAAATTTTATAAAAATGTATTGACAATATAATTTGTGAATGTATAATAAGAACTAATAAAAGCAAACAAAAACAAATAACAAAAGCAAATAAAAACTAACAAAAGCAAATAAAAAATAACATTATCTAACGAAAATGAAAGGTGATCAATGTTATTGATTCATTTAAATAACTAGATATTATGTATGAATAATTTGTACAAAGAGGTATTAATTTATTTTAATAAATTATGCCTCTTATTTTTTATCTTATAAATACCACGAATATTTATAAGATAATTGAAAAATTTTTAAAGTATAAATAAAAAATACTTACACTCAATATCTTTTTCTACAGTGTAATAAAAAAGATAAATTGAGATCTTGACTATGGCAGTCTTGATATATATAAATTAATTATTGAAAGGAGTGATGCTTTATGGCTTAAAGAGTTACTTTTTAAAGAATTAAAGAAAACAAGAAAAACTTTTTATCATACCACGAATATAGTATAAAGTTATGATAAATTTTAATCCTATGGCACCAGGTCTATTAAAGTCACCTATTTTATTGGAAATAAAGCTTTTTCATTGTAATTTAGAAAAAATATAATGTAAATATCTAAATAAAAACAAAATACCTCATGTTATACCACGAATATAACATGAGGAAATAGTAATAAATAATCCTAGTGGCACCAAGCTTATAAAATCACTTATTATATTGTACCAAAATAAG
The window above is part of the Clostridium saccharoperbutylacetonicum N1-4(HMT) genome. Proteins encoded here:
- a CDS encoding Fe-only nitrogenase accessory AnfO family protein — encoded protein: MDIVAVLLNNHKETCSWQTNGTVILYEKSNGKWLKAKSIPYELRLDDYDLNFIRTYYTNLLSELVNCKIFVAKKISGFLINFLDFNGFTIYEFTGTPINFLDSILDSEKRKQEKKIFLQSQTIDMFAPQKVDKFGNYKLDLYKILQSNEKITSKQLIIPFLKKEDVKNLEIICDHIPKWFDKSLPEIGFNYQISSNTNELMTVNISPS